One stretch of Xanthomonas sp. DAR 35659 DNA includes these proteins:
- the rnr gene encoding ribonuclease R has translation MTTRKSKSGKSGKSASHDTPTSKAATPAAPAPKKSRLPAWMPSLPSFLRRTPKPPLQPLHPPEPAAPARKSAAAAPAAVVDPFAAREAQRYAEPIASREAILQLLDRCDGPQTLEELAAQLGLTEPSRMEALSKRLGAMLREAQLVQNRRGGYAPVQQTNLIPGVVIANPDGFGFLRPDEGGDDLFLPPYEMRKVLHGDRALANVTGIDRRGRREGSIARVLERGLTRLIGRFSLEGGIAYVVPDDKRIQRNVQIPIDATGEARDGQLVVCELTSTPDGRRPPIGKIIAVLGDKLTPSLLVEAAIHGHELPYEFPQEVLDEAAAVPLTVEPAAVKGRVDLRQTPLVTIDGADAKDFDDAVFCEANADGFRLVVAIADVSHYVRPGTPLDTEAVRRATSVYFPGFVVPMLPETLSNGICSLNPKVDRMCFVCDMQIDRQGEVAGARFYEAVMNSHARLTYDQVWQAVGEKDEQVRKDVAAVLPHLERLHQLYQVLAKARSRRGAIEFETSEVRFVLDNTGEVTQAGMLVRNDAHKLIEECMIAANVAAARHLLEARIPAPYRVHERPPESKYADLLEFLKEFKLSLPPWNKVVPGDYTKLLKKVRERPDAALLESVLLRSQSMAVYSPDNAGHFGLALEAYAHFTSPIRRYPDLLVHRAIKYALTRGAPDKYLYSPREMAALALQCSERERRADEAEREVDERYRAAWMEKHVGGQFDGVVSGVTSFGLFVELDQSKVNGLIHVTQLPQDYYQFDAVRKTLTGERRGMQFRLGDRVRILVLKASMEERKIDFRLVVEGEPLTDMAPPPERGQPAKRKKKKY, from the coding sequence ATGACAACTCGCAAAAGCAAGTCCGGCAAGTCCGGCAAATCCGCATCCCACGACACACCCACCAGCAAGGCCGCCACCCCGGCGGCGCCCGCGCCGAAGAAATCCAGGCTGCCGGCGTGGATGCCGAGCCTGCCCAGTTTCCTGCGGCGCACCCCCAAGCCGCCGCTGCAACCGCTGCATCCGCCCGAACCCGCCGCGCCGGCACGCAAGTCGGCGGCCGCGGCGCCGGCTGCCGTGGTCGACCCGTTCGCCGCGCGCGAGGCCCAGCGCTATGCCGAGCCCATCGCCAGCCGCGAGGCGATCCTGCAGTTGCTCGACCGCTGCGACGGCCCGCAGACCCTGGAAGAACTGGCGGCGCAACTCGGCCTGACCGAGCCCTCGCGCATGGAGGCGTTGAGCAAGCGCCTGGGCGCGATGCTGCGCGAGGCGCAACTGGTGCAGAACCGCCGCGGCGGCTACGCGCCGGTGCAGCAGACCAATTTGATCCCCGGCGTGGTGATCGCCAACCCCGACGGCTTCGGCTTCCTGCGCCCGGACGAGGGCGGCGACGACCTGTTCCTGCCGCCCTACGAGATGCGCAAGGTGCTGCACGGCGATCGCGCCCTGGCCAACGTCACCGGCATCGACCGCCGCGGCCGCCGCGAAGGCAGCATCGCGCGCGTGCTGGAGCGCGGCCTGACTCGGCTGATCGGCCGGTTCAGCCTGGAAGGCGGTATCGCCTACGTGGTGCCCGACGACAAGCGCATCCAGCGCAACGTGCAGATCCCCATCGACGCCACCGGCGAGGCCCGCGACGGCCAGTTGGTGGTGTGCGAACTCACCTCGACCCCGGACGGGCGGCGCCCGCCGATCGGCAAGATCATCGCGGTGCTCGGCGACAAGCTGACCCCATCGCTGCTGGTGGAGGCGGCGATCCACGGCCACGAGCTGCCGTACGAATTCCCGCAGGAGGTGCTGGACGAAGCCGCGGCGGTGCCGCTGACGGTGGAGCCGGCCGCGGTCAAGGGTCGCGTGGACCTGCGACAGACGCCGCTGGTGACCATCGACGGCGCCGACGCCAAGGACTTCGACGACGCGGTGTTCTGCGAAGCCAACGCCGACGGCTTCCGCCTGGTGGTGGCGATCGCCGACGTGTCGCACTACGTGCGCCCCGGCACGCCGTTGGACACCGAGGCGGTGCGGCGCGCGACCTCCGTGTACTTCCCCGGTTTCGTGGTGCCGATGCTGCCGGAGACGCTGTCCAACGGCATCTGTTCGCTCAATCCCAAGGTCGACCGCATGTGCTTCGTCTGCGACATGCAGATCGATCGCCAGGGCGAGGTGGCCGGAGCGCGCTTCTACGAGGCGGTGATGAACTCGCACGCGCGGCTCACCTACGACCAGGTGTGGCAGGCGGTGGGCGAGAAGGACGAGCAGGTGCGCAAGGACGTGGCCGCGGTGCTGCCGCACCTGGAGCGCCTGCACCAGCTGTACCAGGTGCTGGCCAAGGCGCGTTCGCGCCGCGGCGCGATCGAGTTCGAGACCTCCGAAGTGCGTTTCGTGCTCGACAACACCGGCGAGGTGACCCAGGCCGGCATGCTGGTGCGCAACGACGCGCACAAGCTGATCGAGGAGTGCATGATCGCCGCCAATGTGGCTGCGGCGCGGCATCTGCTGGAGGCGCGCATCCCGGCCCCGTACCGCGTGCACGAGCGGCCGCCGGAGTCCAAGTACGCCGACCTGCTGGAGTTCCTCAAGGAATTCAAGCTGAGCCTGCCGCCGTGGAACAAGGTGGTGCCGGGCGACTACACCAAGCTGCTGAAGAAGGTGCGCGAGCGCCCCGACGCGGCGCTGCTGGAGTCGGTGTTGCTGCGCAGCCAGAGCATGGCGGTGTACTCGCCGGACAACGCCGGCCACTTCGGCCTGGCGCTGGAGGCCTACGCGCACTTCACCTCGCCGATCCGCCGCTATCCGGACCTGCTGGTGCACCGCGCGATCAAGTACGCGCTGACCCGCGGCGCGCCGGACAAGTATCTGTATTCGCCGCGCGAGATGGCGGCGCTGGCGCTGCAGTGCTCCGAGCGCGAGCGCCGCGCCGACGAGGCCGAGCGCGAGGTCGACGAGCGCTACCGCGCGGCATGGATGGAGAAGCATGTCGGCGGCCAGTTCGACGGCGTGGTCAGCGGCGTCACCAGCTTCGGCCTGTTCGTGGAGCTGGACCAGTCCAAGGTCAATGGCCTGATCCACGTGACCCAGTTGCCGCAGGACTATTACCAGTTCGACGCGGTACGCAAGACATTGACGGGCGAGCGCCGCGGGATGCAGTTCCGGCTCGGCGACCGGGTCCGTATCCTGGTGCTCAAGGCCAGCATGGAAGAGCGCAAGATCGACTTCCGCCTGGTCGTGGAAGGCGAGCCGTTGACCGACATGGCGCCGCCGCCCGAACGCGGGCAGCCGGCCAAGCGCAAGAAAAAGAAGTACTGA